In Tripterygium wilfordii isolate XIE 37 chromosome 15, ASM1340144v1, whole genome shotgun sequence, one DNA window encodes the following:
- the LOC119979883 gene encoding dnaJ homolog subfamily B member 13-like, protein MVDHRHILDIPTGGTFNISEQRNGKNIPTIGGLFKLYVSLFTGWCHDKKRPSPTKANTQHNIEAIDISDEDLDTQQEDNMNGVHSFRYNNPDGSKHKSMDNCFPSIPSPLSRCGSRRSPTPTPSSFRSLSRRSTNSNGFPPSLSRNASRRSTTPIMFSNSTGRMLKPPPIERKLECTLEELCFGCMKKIKITRDVLTNTGEVIQEEELLTIKVKPGWKKGTKITFEGMGNERPGSLPADVIFIIGEKRHHLFRREGDDLEVVVRIPLIKALAGCDISIPLLGGEKMSLKIDDIIHPGYLKIIEGEGMPCPKEQRKRGDLKVVFLVDFPTTLTDQQRSDVVSILQDSVE, encoded by the exons ATGGTAGATCATCGTCACATCCTTGACATACCAACGGGTGGTACCTTCAACATTTCAGAACAAAGAAACGGGAAAAATATTCCCACCATTGGAGGCCTATTCAAGCTTTACGTTTCACTATTCACAGGATGGTGTCACGACAAGAAGAGACCATCCCCAACCAAAGCTAACACACAGCACAACATTGAAGCCATTGACATATCTGACgag GATCTCGACACACAACAGGAGGACAACATGAATGGAGTCCACAGCTTTAGATACAATAATCCTGATGGAAGCAAGCACAAAAGCATGGATAATTGCTTTCCATCCATACCTTCACCTCTATCAAGATGTGGGAGCCGAAGGAGTCCTACACCGACACCATCATCATTTAGAAGTTTGAGCCGGAGAAGCACCAATTCCAATGgcttccctccctccctctcgaGAAACGCCAGCCGGAGGAGCACCACTCCTATCATGTTTTCGAACTCAACTGGCCGGATGCTGAAACCTCCACCCATCGAAAGAAAACTTGAGTGCACCCTTGAAGAGTTGTGCTTTGGATGCATGAAGAAGATCAAGATTACAAGAGATGTGCTTACTAACACGGG GGAAGTGATTCAAGAAGAGGAGTTGCTAACAATAAAAGTGAAGCCAGGATGGAAAAAAGGGACAAAGATTACTTTTGAAGGTATGGGAAATGAGAGGCCTGGTTCACTCCCAGCAGATGTAATCTTCATAATTGGCGAAAAACGACACCATTTATTCAGAAGGGAAGGGGATGATTTGGAGGTTGTAGTGAGAATCCCTCTAATTAAGGCCCTCGCCGGTTGTGACATCTCGATCCCTCTCCTTGGCGGCGAGAAAATGAGCTTGAAAATCGACGATATCATCCACCCAGGCTACCTAAAGATCATTGAAGGTGAAGGCATGCCATGTCCGAAAGAGCAAAGAAAGCGTGGAGACCTGAAAGTTGTATTCTTGGTTGATTTTCCAACAACATTGACAGACCAACAGCGTTCAGATGTTGTTAGTATTCTGCAGGATTCTGTTGAATAA
- the LOC119979882 gene encoding aspartic proteinase Asp1-like, which translates to MTKMVVVVVMLLYAMFQGYFSEASPSSIAFRLSENIDTRWCGYKQIGEFRGAGILGLSRGSLGFLSQMNSQGLVHNVIGHCLSSGEGGGFLFLGDDHVPPSGVSWTPITNNYYEDRDYLSGPADLLFEGNPTKVKGLTLDFDSGSALSFLNQPNYEHTLNMINKALEGQPMIPAHIQSKELSICWRQHNAIQSLHRVKKYFKNLTFRFTNLQDVDMDLPPQAYLILIEGKVCLGIANGDKVGLQNPNLIGAISMQDKLVIYDNVKHRIGWSSSDCEMDAMA; encoded by the exons ATGACgaagatggtggtggtggtggtgatgttgTTGTATGCAATGTTTCAAGGCTATTTCTCAGAAGCCAGTCCCAGCTCTATTGCTTTTCGTCTAAGTGAAAATATTGATACTAGATG GTGTGGGTACAAACAAATCGGAGAATTTAGGGGGGCAGGAATCCTCGGCCTAAGCAGGGGCTCACTTGGCTTCTTGTCGCAAATGAATTCACAGGGTCTAGTACATAATGTGATTGGCCATTGTCTAAGTAGTGGAGAAGGAGGTGGATTTTTATTCTTAGGGGATGATCATGTTCCTCCTTCAGGAGTCTCGTGGACACCAATCACAAACAATTATTACGAAGA TAGGGACTACTTGTCCGGACCAGCGGATCTCTTATTCGAAGGAAATCCAACTAAAGTAAAGGGACTTACATTAGATTTTGATAGTGGAAGTGCTTTATCTTTCCTAAACCAGCCCAACTACGAACATACACTTAATATG ATTAACAAAGCTCTAGAAGGACAGCCCATGATTCCTGCACATATACAAAGTAAAGAACTTTCAATATGCTGGAGACAACACAACGCTATTCAGTCCTTACATCGGGTTAAAAAGTACTTCAAGAACTTGACTTTCAGGTTCACAAATCTACAAGATGTTGACATGGACTTACCACCCCAAGCTTATCTCATATTAATCGAA GGAAAAGTGTGTTTGGGGATTGCAAATGGTGATAAAGTTGGactccaaaatccaaatttaaTTGGAG CCATTTCAATGCAGGATAAATTGGTGATATATGATAATGTCAAACATCGCATTGGATGGAGTTCCAGTGACTGCGAGATGGACGCCATGGCCTAA